The following are from one region of the Hyphomicrobium album genome:
- the clpS gene encoding ATP-dependent Clp protease adapter ClpS: MTKTLALGHRRLVTRGAKNDPPGREPPGKDRGNEDGRTGIATKTRPKTKKPSLYKVLLLNDDYTPMEFVVLVLEKYFAKGRDEATRIMLHVHHKGVGVCGVYPYEVAETKVTQVMDFSRQNGHPLQCTMEKE; this comes from the coding sequence ATGACTAAGACGCTGGCGCTGGGGCATCGTCGCTTGGTTACGAGGGGCGCGAAGAACGATCCGCCGGGGCGCGAGCCGCCCGGTAAAGATCGCGGGAACGAGGACGGACGTACCGGCATTGCCACGAAGACTCGGCCGAAGACCAAGAAGCCGAGCCTCTACAAGGTACTGCTGTTGAACGACGACTACACGCCGATGGAATTCGTCGTTCTGGTTCTCGAAAAGTATTTTGCCAAGGGACGCGATGAGGCGACGCGCATTATGCTTCATGTGCACCATAAGGGGGTCGGCGTCTGTGGGGTTTATCCCTACGAGGTCGCCGAGACTAAGGTAACGCAGGTCATGGATTTTTCACGCCAGAACGGTCATCCTCTGCAGTGCACTATGGAGAAAGAGTAG
- a CDS encoding phasin family protein: MIRNFEDMQKLGQTNVDSAMKMLGEWNKNWQAIAAEMSDYTKRSFEESTATMEKLMSSKSVEQAVEIQTSYAKRAYDDYMQQMSKIGGLYASMAKEAYKPVEKILQNGG; this comes from the coding sequence ATGATCAGGAATTTCGAGGACATGCAGAAGCTCGGTCAGACCAATGTCGACAGCGCAATGAAGATGCTGGGCGAGTGGAACAAGAACTGGCAGGCGATCGCCGCCGAGATGAGCGACTACACCAAGCGCTCGTTCGAGGAGAGCACCGCCACCATGGAGAAGCTCATGTCGTCGAAGTCGGTTGAGCAGGCCGTCGAGATCCAGACGAGCTATGCCAAGCGCGCCTACGACGACTATATGCAGCAGATGTCCAAGATCGGCGGCCTGTACGCTTCGATGGCCAAAGAGGCCTACAAGCCCGTCGAGAAGATCCTACAAAACGGCGGCTGA
- a CDS encoding serine hydrolase yields the protein MSKSQAPARRFASLVVAALALTLTIAATRPVDAADPRAASMVIDANTGAVLHNKGGDEPVYPASLTKMMTLYMTFELIELGRLNYDSKIKMTQEGADAAPSKLDLDAGEELTVVDAIKALVTKSANDVAIALAMHIGGTETNFARLMTRKARELGMQNTTFRNASGLPDPEQKTTARDMITLGLRLQDDFPRHYRLFSTRTFSFRGKTYRNHNSLLTRYQGTDGIKTGYTRASGFNLVSSVRRDGKHVVAAVFGGDTARERNAKMQSLLTSALAKASRQVTRKPALVARAPQPAVAKPPVRVAEAADIAPPPPQAVAPPPPSARERDAAIAVAKVRSVRIGANPPSAAIERVEAASSAPQPVFAVAGAGSAPAFPRFVPETGALKPSTLQAQAAALEQVEPAPAPAPAPRQVAAHSAPRGPFEIQIGAYADSAEAERRMTAARERAGGLLDAYRGVAIPVQNGKLYRARFRGFDATVANTTCSRLKSMQIDCFVTKTE from the coding sequence GTGTCGAAGTCCCAAGCCCCTGCGCGTCGGTTCGCTTCCCTCGTTGTAGCGGCCCTCGCCCTCACCCTAACGATCGCCGCCACGCGTCCCGTGGACGCCGCCGATCCGCGCGCCGCGTCGATGGTTATCGACGCCAACACCGGTGCCGTGCTGCACAACAAGGGCGGCGACGAACCTGTATACCCGGCGTCACTAACCAAGATGATGACGCTCTACATGACCTTCGAGCTGATCGAGCTCGGGCGGCTCAACTACGACAGCAAGATCAAGATGACCCAGGAGGGCGCCGACGCCGCTCCCTCCAAGCTCGACCTCGACGCCGGCGAGGAGCTGACGGTCGTCGATGCCATAAAGGCCCTGGTAACCAAGTCGGCAAACGACGTGGCCATTGCCCTCGCCATGCACATCGGCGGCACCGAGACGAATTTCGCCAGACTGATGACGCGCAAAGCGCGCGAGCTCGGCATGCAGAACACGACTTTCCGCAACGCCTCTGGCCTGCCCGACCCCGAGCAGAAGACCACGGCGCGCGACATGATCACCCTCGGGTTGCGCCTGCAGGACGACTTCCCCCGCCACTACCGGCTGTTCTCGACGCGCACCTTCTCTTTCCGCGGCAAGACCTACCGCAATCACAATTCGTTGCTGACGCGCTACCAGGGCACCGACGGCATCAAGACCGGGTACACGCGCGCCTCGGGGTTCAACCTCGTCTCCTCCGTGCGTCGCGACGGCAAGCACGTCGTCGCCGCGGTATTCGGCGGCGACACGGCGCGCGAGCGCAATGCCAAGATGCAATCGCTGCTGACGAGCGCGCTGGCCAAGGCGTCGCGTCAGGTCACGCGCAAGCCGGCACTCGTCGCCCGCGCGCCGCAGCCCGCAGTCGCCAAGCCCCCGGTTCGAGTTGCCGAGGCCGCCGACATCGCACCGCCTCCACCGCAAGCCGTCGCGCCTCCCCCACCGTCGGCGCGCGAGCGTGACGCTGCGATCGCCGTTGCCAAGGTACGCTCCGTGCGCATCGGCGCGAACCCTCCGTCGGCAGCCATCGAGCGCGTCGAAGCCGCCTCCAGCGCACCGCAGCCGGTATTCGCGGTGGCCGGCGCCGGCAGCGCACCCGCCTTCCCGCGTTTCGTGCCGGAGACCGGCGCGCTCAAGCCCTCGACGCTGCAGGCACAAGCCGCGGCGCTCGAGCAGGTGGAACCTGCGCCGGCGCCTGCCCCGGCTCCGCGGCAGGTCGCGGCACACTCGGCGCCGCGCGGACCGTTCGAAATCCAAATTGGCGCGTACGCAGACTCAGCCGAGGCCGAGCGACGCATGACGGCAGCGCGCGAGCGCGCCGGCGGCCTGCTCGACGCCTATCGCGGCGTCGCCATCCCGGTGCAGAACGGCAAGCTCTATCGCGCCCGCTTCCGCGGCTTCGACGCGACGGTAGCCAACACCACCTGCTCGCGTCTGAAGTCGATGCAGATCGACTGCTTCGTCACCAAAACCGAGTAG
- a CDS encoding DnaJ domain-containing protein has protein sequence MLYLVLGLIALALGLIAMRSFAQANPANVARRLRIGGGAVSLFAASLLMLRGLEVLAIPLGMFGSWLIWGRTLPPWLGGGGSARRSPGQTSRIETDHLEMELDHDTGEMHGRVLKGMFAGRDIDTLSPTDLGLLWQDCRHTDLRSAQLVEAYLDRIHPTWREDMARGESDMSRGPDGRMTEKEALEILGLKPGADEEDIRRAHRELMLRLHPDRGGSTYLAAKINEAKDVALDALR, from the coding sequence ATGCTCTACCTTGTCCTCGGATTGATCGCGCTCGCTTTGGGGCTCATCGCAATGCGCAGTTTTGCGCAGGCGAACCCTGCCAACGTCGCGCGCCGCCTGCGCATCGGCGGGGGCGCGGTATCACTGTTCGCGGCCAGCCTCCTGATGCTGCGCGGGCTCGAGGTGCTCGCCATTCCGCTCGGCATGTTCGGCTCATGGCTCATCTGGGGCCGCACGCTGCCACCGTGGCTCGGGGGCGGCGGAAGTGCCCGGCGCTCGCCGGGGCAGACCTCGCGCATCGAGACCGATCACCTGGAAATGGAGCTCGACCACGATACCGGCGAGATGCACGGCCGCGTGCTGAAAGGCATGTTCGCCGGGCGCGACATCGACACGCTGAGCCCGACCGATCTCGGCCTCCTGTGGCAGGACTGCCGTCACACCGACCTGCGTTCTGCGCAGCTCGTCGAGGCCTATCTCGACCGCATCCATCCAACCTGGCGCGAGGACATGGCGCGCGGCGAATCCGACATGAGCCGCGGCCCCGATGGGCGGATGACGGAAAAGGAAGCGCTGGAGATTTTGGGATTGAAGCCGGGCGCCGACGAGGAGGACATCCGTCGCGCACATCGCGAGCTGATGCTGCGGTTGCATCCTGACCGTGGCGGCTCGACCTATCTCGCCGCCAAGATCAACGAGGCAAAGGACGTGGCCCTCGACGCGCTGCGCTGA
- a CDS encoding VWA domain-containing protein → MTRKPAASTPSAGADTAHEVPAPHAAGGLPQRPSASDADVAAFIAKMQSVAPVATGEHGRLMFAMDATMSRAPTWDMALSLQGEMFAAVKEVGGLDVQLLYFRGMNECRASKWVSDPEALARLMRSVACEGGLTQIGKVLSHALDESRRRKVNALVYVGDSMEENVDALCARAGELALMGVPVFLFQEGADATAARAYQEIAHLTKGAYCRFDRGSARQLRDLLTAVAVYAAGGRKALLALGDRQNGQGARLLLEQLKPGAAGA, encoded by the coding sequence ATCACGCGTAAGCCAGCCGCATCGACGCCGTCAGCCGGCGCGGACACCGCCCACGAGGTGCCGGCGCCGCATGCCGCCGGCGGCCTGCCGCAGCGCCCCTCCGCCTCCGACGCCGACGTCGCGGCTTTCATCGCGAAGATGCAGAGCGTCGCACCCGTCGCCACGGGCGAGCATGGCCGGCTGATGTTTGCCATGGACGCCACCATGAGCCGGGCGCCGACCTGGGACATGGCGCTTAGCCTGCAGGGCGAGATGTTCGCCGCGGTGAAGGAGGTCGGCGGCCTCGACGTGCAGCTTCTCTATTTTCGCGGCATGAACGAGTGCCGTGCCTCGAAGTGGGTATCGGACCCCGAAGCGCTGGCGCGGCTGATGCGCTCCGTCGCCTGCGAGGGCGGCCTCACGCAGATCGGCAAGGTGCTGAGCCATGCTCTCGACGAAAGCCGGCGCCGCAAGGTCAACGCACTCGTCTACGTGGGCGACAGCATGGAGGAGAACGTCGATGCGCTGTGCGCGCGAGCCGGCGAGCTGGCGCTGATGGGCGTGCCGGTATTCCTCTTCCAGGAAGGTGCCGACGCGACGGCGGCACGCGCCTACCAGGAAATTGCCCACCTCACCAAGGGCGCCTACTGCCGCTTCGACCGCGGCTCGGCCCGCCAGCTGCGCGATCTGTTGACCGCCGTCGCCGTCTACGCTGCCGGCGGACGCAAGGCGTTGCTCGCGCTGGGCGATCGGCAGAACGGTCAAGGTGCGCGCCTGTTGCTGGAACAGTTGAAGCCCGGAGCCGCGGGCGCCTGA
- the putA gene encoding bifunctional proline dehydrogenase/L-glutamate gamma-semialdehyde dehydrogenase PutA has protein sequence MVAVKMAEAISDVEERARLVPPRDEIAANHLIDEQRLLDRLVERAVFSEDERRRTSDLARRLVYAARADRGKHAGVDAFMREYGLSSDEGVILMCIAEALLRIPDTETADALIAEKLSEGHWEKHRGHSDSMLVNASTWALMLTGRVVKLREARGANPIDALKRLVARSGEPVIRQAVRQAVKVLGDQFVLGRNIREALTRAKEYEEKGYLFSYDMLGEAARTQKDADIYFERYLAAIDTVGQSAGPFSTMHSDALYGRPGLSVKLSALHPRFEPGKEERLAAELSPRMLTLARAARSRGLTLTIDAEEQERLDPTLQMFATTLTHDALDNWNGLGIAVQAYGKRAIPTLRWLRRLAERTGKRIPVRLVKGAYWDSEIKWAQERALADYPVFTRKLYTDVSFLACVRLMLSDQKAFYSQFATHNAYAIAAAHVAGGPATFEFQRLHGMGEPLHNEVVGENGLIKRPCRIYAPVGDHEDLLAYLVRRLLENGANTSFVNRLADDEAPVSEIIRDPVEAAQTEIAGTTEAQRLIVRPREIYLPERLAASGLPLTETTARHALFKEMGDALDDVYEAGPIIGGKATVGGDTASLVTCPHDRRERIGTVRITNLQQANTAIERATAAERTWNKEGGAKRAQILNAAADLFERDKARLMAVIVREAGKTLDDAQADVREAIDYLRYYAAQARRLFVGPVQLPGPTGERNTILLNGRGVFACISPWNFPLAIFTGQVAAALAAGNAVLAKPAEQTPITAFLATQHLHAAGVPGDVLQLLPGSGRLGEALVKDPRVKGISFTGSNETAWAIQKALADRRNAIIPFIAETGGLNAMIADSSALPEQVVRDAVRSAFNSAGQRCSAARVLFLQEDTADRTVDMLVGAIQALDIGDPFDYATDIGPVIDEEAQDALDGHKIRMQREGRQLVDLMLPESCRAGSYVTPAAFEIDRLSILDREVFGPILHVVRYERGALDKVVAAINASGYGLTLGLHSRIEAVADYVAEHARVGNVYVNRNQIGAVVGVQPFGGEGLSGTGPKAGGPHTLFAYASERVRSTDVTATGGNLELLTAATNTGR, from the coding sequence ATGGTTGCTGTGAAGATGGCTGAAGCGATCAGCGACGTCGAGGAGCGGGCACGCCTCGTTCCCCCACGCGACGAGATCGCCGCCAACCATCTGATCGACGAGCAGCGGTTGCTCGACCGTCTGGTCGAGCGCGCCGTGTTCTCCGAGGACGAGCGCCGCCGGACGAGCGATCTGGCGCGCCGGCTCGTCTATGCAGCGCGCGCCGACCGCGGCAAGCATGCGGGCGTCGACGCTTTCATGCGCGAGTATGGCCTTTCGAGCGACGAAGGCGTCATCCTCATGTGCATCGCCGAGGCGCTCCTGCGCATCCCCGACACGGAGACCGCAGACGCGCTCATCGCCGAGAAGCTCTCCGAAGGTCACTGGGAGAAACACCGCGGCCACTCGGACAGCATGCTGGTCAACGCGTCAACCTGGGCCCTGATGCTGACGGGCCGCGTCGTCAAGCTGCGCGAGGCGCGCGGCGCCAACCCCATCGACGCATTGAAGCGCCTCGTCGCCCGCTCCGGCGAGCCGGTCATCCGCCAGGCGGTACGCCAGGCCGTGAAGGTGCTCGGCGACCAGTTCGTGCTCGGCCGCAACATCCGCGAGGCGCTGACGCGCGCCAAGGAGTACGAGGAGAAGGGCTACCTCTTCTCCTACGACATGCTCGGCGAGGCGGCGCGCACCCAGAAGGACGCCGACATCTACTTCGAGCGCTATCTCGCCGCGATCGACACCGTGGGCCAGTCGGCCGGGCCGTTCTCGACCATGCATTCCGACGCACTCTACGGCCGCCCGGGGCTGTCGGTGAAGCTGTCGGCGCTGCATCCGCGCTTCGAGCCCGGCAAGGAGGAGCGGCTCGCCGCCGAGCTCAGCCCGCGCATGCTGACGCTCGCCCGCGCCGCCCGCTCGCGCGGCCTCACCCTCACCATCGACGCGGAAGAGCAGGAGCGCCTCGATCCGACGTTGCAAATGTTCGCGACGACGCTCACCCACGATGCGCTCGACAACTGGAACGGTCTCGGCATCGCTGTGCAGGCGTATGGCAAGCGCGCCATCCCGACGTTGCGTTGGCTGCGGCGCCTCGCCGAGCGCACCGGCAAGCGCATCCCTGTCCGCCTCGTCAAAGGCGCCTACTGGGACAGCGAGATCAAATGGGCGCAGGAGCGGGCGCTGGCCGACTATCCGGTGTTCACGCGCAAGCTCTATACCGATGTCTCGTTCCTTGCCTGCGTGCGGCTGATGCTGAGCGACCAGAAGGCGTTCTATTCGCAGTTCGCCACGCACAACGCCTACGCCATCGCTGCCGCGCACGTCGCCGGGGGACCTGCGACTTTCGAGTTCCAGCGCCTGCACGGCATGGGCGAGCCGCTGCACAACGAGGTCGTCGGCGAGAACGGACTCATCAAGCGGCCGTGCCGCATCTATGCGCCGGTCGGCGACCACGAGGACCTGCTCGCCTACCTCGTCCGCCGGCTGCTCGAGAACGGCGCGAATACCTCATTCGTCAACCGCCTCGCCGACGACGAGGCGCCGGTGTCGGAGATCATCCGCGATCCCGTCGAGGCGGCACAGACGGAGATCGCCGGTACCACCGAAGCGCAGCGACTGATCGTGCGTCCGCGCGAGATCTACCTGCCCGAACGCCTGGCCGCGAGCGGGTTGCCGCTCACCGAGACGACGGCGCGGCATGCACTCTTCAAGGAAATGGGCGACGCGCTCGACGACGTCTACGAGGCGGGGCCGATCATCGGCGGCAAGGCGACCGTCGGCGGTGACACGGCAAGCCTCGTTACCTGTCCGCACGACCGCCGCGAGCGCATCGGGACTGTGCGCATCACCAACCTGCAACAAGCCAACACCGCGATCGAGCGCGCCACGGCTGCCGAGCGCACCTGGAACAAGGAGGGTGGGGCAAAGCGCGCGCAGATTCTCAACGCCGCCGCCGACCTCTTCGAGCGCGACAAGGCGCGGCTCATGGCGGTGATCGTCCGCGAGGCGGGCAAGACATTGGATGACGCGCAGGCCGACGTGCGCGAGGCGATTGACTATCTGCGCTACTACGCGGCCCAGGCGCGGCGCCTGTTCGTCGGCCCCGTGCAGCTGCCCGGCCCGACGGGCGAGCGCAACACGATTCTGCTCAACGGACGCGGCGTGTTCGCCTGCATCTCGCCGTGGAACTTCCCGCTGGCGATCTTCACCGGGCAGGTGGCGGCGGCACTCGCCGCCGGCAACGCCGTGCTGGCGAAGCCCGCCGAGCAGACGCCCATTACCGCCTTCCTTGCCACGCAGCATCTGCACGCAGCGGGCGTTCCCGGCGATGTGCTGCAGTTGCTGCCGGGCAGCGGCCGTCTCGGCGAGGCGCTCGTCAAAGACCCGCGCGTCAAAGGCATCTCGTTCACCGGCTCGAACGAGACGGCGTGGGCTATCCAGAAGGCGCTCGCCGACCGGCGCAACGCCATCATTCCCTTCATCGCCGAGACCGGCGGCCTCAACGCCATGATCGCCGACTCGAGCGCGCTGCCCGAGCAAGTCGTGCGCGACGCGGTACGTTCCGCCTTCAACAGCGCCGGGCAACGCTGCTCCGCCGCGCGCGTGCTCTTCCTGCAAGAGGACACGGCAGACCGCACCGTCGACATGCTGGTCGGCGCCATCCAGGCGCTCGATATCGGCGACCCGTTCGACTATGCGACCGACATCGGCCCCGTCATCGACGAGGAGGCGCAGGACGCGCTTGATGGTCACAAGATTCGAATGCAGCGCGAAGGGCGTCAGTTGGTCGACCTGATGCTGCCCGAGAGCTGCCGCGCCGGCAGCTACGTGACGCCCGCCGCCTTCGAGATCGACCGCCTTTCGATCCTCGATCGCGAGGTATTCGGCCCCATCCTGCACGTGGTGCGCTACGAGCGCGGCGCGCTCGACAAGGTGGTCGCGGCGATCAACGCCTCCGGCTACGGCCTCACGCTCGGCCTGCACAGCCGCATCGAGGCCGTCGCCGACTACGTCGCCGAGCACGCCCGTGTCGGCAACGTCTACGTCAATCGCAACCAGATCGGCGCCGTCGTCGGCGTGCAGCCCTTCGGCGGCGAGGGGCTGTCGGGCACGGGCCCCAAGGCCGGCGGCCCCCACACCCTGTTCGCCTATGCCTCCGAACGGGTGCGTTCCACCGATGTCACGGCCACCGGCGGCAACCTCGAACTCCTCACCGCCGCCACGAATACCGGGCGTTGA
- the panC gene encoding pantoate--beta-alanine ligase, whose amino-acid sequence MAAQPDVVRSIADLRDAIGAWRREGRKIALVPTMGALHAGHLTLVKRAGELADQVVVSIFVNPSQFAPHEDLARYPRDEGGDLAKLAGGAHLVWAPMATDIYPEGFATRIAPAGAAQGLESDFRPHFFGGVTTVCAKLFGAVTPDIAVFGEKDYQQLCVVKQMVRDLNMPLEVVGVETTREADGLALSSRNVYLSAEERAIAPALHRVLRAVAEKAQAVVSGGAPRKGKAPRPAPLVRDPALPPQAHQLPDLIALCEEAAAELAAAGFRKVDYVAVRAADTLQVVSDAGARPLRVLGAAWLGTTRLIDNVPG is encoded by the coding sequence GTGGCGGCTCAGCCCGACGTAGTGCGCTCAATCGCCGATTTGCGTGACGCCATCGGTGCATGGCGGCGCGAAGGGCGCAAAATTGCGCTCGTTCCGACGATGGGTGCGTTGCACGCCGGCCACCTCACCCTGGTCAAGCGCGCCGGGGAGCTGGCCGACCAAGTCGTCGTGTCGATTTTCGTCAATCCGAGCCAATTCGCACCGCACGAGGATCTGGCGCGCTACCCGCGCGACGAGGGGGGCGATCTCGCCAAGCTGGCAGGTGGCGCTCACCTCGTCTGGGCGCCGATGGCAACGGACATATATCCGGAGGGATTCGCCACGCGCATCGCCCCGGCGGGTGCCGCGCAAGGATTGGAGAGCGATTTCCGTCCGCACTTCTTCGGTGGCGTCACGACGGTATGCGCCAAGCTGTTCGGCGCGGTCACGCCCGACATCGCCGTGTTCGGCGAGAAGGACTACCAGCAGCTCTGCGTCGTGAAGCAGATGGTGCGCGACCTGAACATGCCGCTGGAGGTTGTCGGCGTGGAGACGACGCGCGAGGCGGACGGGCTCGCGCTGTCGTCGCGCAATGTCTATCTGTCGGCCGAGGAGCGTGCCATCGCCCCGGCGCTCCATCGGGTGCTGCGCGCCGTGGCGGAGAAGGCGCAAGCGGTGGTGAGCGGCGGGGCACCGCGCAAGGGCAAGGCGCCCCGCCCGGCCCCCCTGGTGCGCGATCCGGCGCTGCCGCCGCAGGCGCATCAGCTGCCTGACTTGATTGCGCTCTGCGAGGAGGCAGCGGCGGAGCTGGCGGCTGCCGGGTTCAGGAAAGTCGATTATGTCGCCGTGCGCGCCGCCGACACGCTGCAAGTGGTGAGCGACGCCGGAGCGCGGCCCTTGCGCGTGCTGGGCGCCGCGTGGCTCGGCACCACCCGCCTCATCGACAACGTGCCGGGCTAA
- a CDS encoding DMT family transporter codes for MASDPRTRSTARVPASTSLLASLGNEPRLLMVLTGMFWAGNAIVARSVAGEIPPIGLAFWRWAVGALVVLPFAWPHVRRDAKAMLADWPTMLLLSALGISFFNSGLYLAAQSTTALNIVMLQSAVPVLIVAASYSLFRDLVTARQACGIAISLLGALTLISHGDLGVLTHFALNTGDLWMLAASVSYAVYTALLRKRPAVHGLSFLFATFVIGAALLLPFYVFESVHVRPMPLNWHALVAVGYVAVFASVVAYLCFNRSVELLGANTAGLAVHLVPVFGTLLAVLLLGERLHAYHALGIALIAAGILLATRKPA; via the coding sequence ATGGCCTCCGACCCCCGCACCAGATCGACGGCGCGCGTCCCTGCGTCCACAAGCTTGCTGGCGAGCCTCGGCAACGAGCCGCGCCTGTTGATGGTGCTCACCGGAATGTTCTGGGCGGGCAATGCCATCGTGGCGCGCAGCGTTGCGGGCGAGATACCCCCCATCGGGCTCGCCTTCTGGCGCTGGGCGGTCGGCGCCCTGGTCGTGCTGCCGTTCGCCTGGCCGCACGTGCGCCGCGACGCCAAGGCGATGCTCGCCGACTGGCCGACCATGCTGCTCTTGTCGGCGCTGGGGATCTCGTTTTTCAACAGCGGACTTTATCTGGCGGCGCAGTCGACCACGGCGCTCAACATCGTGATGCTGCAGTCGGCGGTACCGGTGCTGATCGTTGCCGCGAGCTATTCCCTATTCCGCGACCTGGTGACGGCGCGCCAGGCGTGCGGCATCGCCATTTCGCTTCTCGGTGCGCTGACGCTGATCTCGCACGGCGACTTGGGCGTGCTGACCCACTTCGCGCTCAACACCGGCGACCTGTGGATGCTCGCGGCCAGTGTCAGCTATGCGGTCTACACGGCGCTGCTGCGCAAGCGTCCGGCCGTGCACGGGCTGAGCTTCCTGTTCGCCACGTTCGTCATCGGCGCGGCGCTGCTGCTGCCGTTCTACGTCTTCGAGAGCGTGCACGTGCGCCCGATGCCGCTCAACTGGCACGCGCTGGTCGCCGTCGGCTACGTGGCCGTGTTCGCCTCGGTCGTCGCGTACCTGTGCTTCAACCGCTCGGTCGAGCTCCTCGGCGCCAACACGGCGGGGTTAGCGGTGCACCTGGTGCCGGTGTTCGGCACCCTGCTGGCGGTTCTGCTCCTCGGCGAGCGGCTGCACGCCTACCACGCGCTGGGCATCGCCCTGATTGCCGCCGGCATCCTTCTGGCGACTCGCAAGCCGGCTTAG